One stretch of Bombus terrestris chromosome 5, iyBomTerr1.2, whole genome shotgun sequence DNA includes these proteins:
- the LOC100651469 gene encoding F-box only protein 11 has product MPSASFTSSRNYVRRSRRKGANRIPLPSRTTSAEPCDLPCSASNQIPPGGGVGGGGGGGGGGGGGGSGGRGSSPSVSGVAAPSPSPSHSHSSPYDLRRKSPPHPDPAPGTSSALPPSGGSSIGATLGSSSLPARKRPRRTCSLSTDGTNTNTAAHYLQYELPDEVLLTIFNYLMEQDLCRVSQVCKRFQTIANDTELWKSLYQQVYEYDLPLFNPAPCKFEFVSPDESDYPNPWKESFRQLYRGVHVRPGFQDLKFKGRNLPYFNTVQGALDYVDEYRSNSGPSSNNSTTTSGQGNCCGNNSQVTEEAPQHLVFLHAGIYRGEFLVIDSDVALIGAAPGNVAESVILERESESTVMFVEGAKRAYAGHLTLKFTPDVTSTVPHHKHYCLEVGENCSPTVDHCIIRSSSVVGAAVCVSGVGANPVVKNCDISDCENVGLYVTDYAQGTYEDNEISRNALAGIWVKNYANPIMRRNHIHHGRDVGIFTFDNGLGYFEANDIHNNRIAGFEVKAGANPTVVHCEIHHGQTGGIYVHENGLGQFIDNKIHSNNFAGVWITSNSNPTIRRNEIYNGHQGGVYIFGEGRGLIEHNNIYGNALAGIQIRTNSDPIVRHNKIHHGQHGGIYVHEKGQGLIEENEVYANTLAGVWITTGSTPVLRRNRIHSGKQVGVYFYDNGHGKLEDNDIFNHLYSGVQIRTGSNPVIRGNKIWGGQNGGVLVYNSGLGLLEQNEIFDNAMAGVWIKTDSNPTLKRNKIFDGRDGGICIFNGGKGVLEENDIFRNAQAGVLISTQSHPVLRRNRIFDGLAAGVEITNNATATLEFNQIFNNRFGGLCLASGVQPTTRGNKIFNNQDAVEKAVGNGQCLYKISSYTSFPMHDFYRCQTCNTTDRNAICVNCIKTCHAGHDVEFIRHDRFFCDCGAGTLSNQCQLQGEPTQDTDTLYDSAAPMESHTLMVN; this is encoded by the exons ATGCCAAGTGCGTCGTTCACATCATCGCGCAATTACGTGCGAAGATCCCGAAGAAAAGGTGCAAACAGAATTCCTCTGCCTTCGAGAACCACCTCGG CCGAGCCATGCGACTTGCCATGTTCAGCATCAAATCAGATACCTCCTGGGGGTGGAGTTGGTGGTGgagggggaggaggaggaggtggaggtggGGGTGGAAGTGGTGGAAGAGGATCGTCACCCAGTGTCTCTGGTGTTGCAGCACCATCACCTTCCCCGTCACACTCTCACTCATCTCCATATGATCTAAGACGTAAAAGTCCACCACATCCAGATCCTGCTCCTGGTACCAGTTCTGCCCTACCTCCTTCAGGTGGCAGTAGTATAGGAGCCACTCTTGGTTCTTCCTCTCTACCAGCAAGAAAACGACCTAGGCGGACTTGTTCATTATCCACAGATG gtacaaatacaaatactgCAGCACATTATCTTCAGTATGAGTTACCGGATGAAGTGCTGCTTACTATATTTAATTATCTAATGGAACAAGATCTATGTAGAGTTTCCCAGGTTTGCAAACGTTTTCAAACAATTGCAAATGACACTGAACTGTGGAAGTCTCTTTACCAGCAAGTCTATGAATATGATTTACCACTATTTAATCCTGCACCttgtaaatttgaatttgtttcCCCGGATGAATCAGACTATCCAAATCCATGGAAAGAAAGCTTTAGACAACTATATAGAGGAGTACATGTTAGGCCAGGATTTCAGGATTTGAAGTTTAAAGGTCGGAATTTGCCATACTTTAATACAGTTCAGGGAGCATTAGATTATGTAGATGAATATAGAAGCAATAGTGGCCCATCGTCAAATAATAGCACAACTACAAGTGGTCAAGGGAATTGTTGTGGAAACAATTCCCAGGTAACAGAAGAAGCACCCCAACATCTAGTTTTCTTACATGCTGGAATATATAGAGGCGAATTTCTTGTAATCGACAGCGACGTTGCATTAATCGGAGCAGCACCTGGAAATGTGGCAGAATCTGTTATATTAGAACGAGAAAGTGAATCTACAGTTATGTTTGTAGAAGGAGCAAAACGAGCTTATGCCGGTCACCTCACATTAAAGTTTACTCCAGACGTTACTAGCACAGTGCCGCATCATAAACATTATTGTTTAGAAGTTGGTGAAAATTGCAGTCCCACGGTTGATCATTGTATTATTAGGAGTTCGAGTGTTG TTGGAGCAGCTGTTTGCGTGTCTGGGGTAGGGGCGAATCCTGTAGTGAAAAATTGTGACATATCGGATTGTGAAAATGTTGGACTCTATGTCACTGATTATGCACAAGGAACTTACGAGGACAATGAAATTTCCAGAAATGCATTAGCAGGAATCTGGGTGAAGAATTATGCAAATCCAATCATGCGAAGAAATCATATTCATCACGGAAGGGATGTCGGAATCTTTACGTTTGATAATGGTCTCGGGTATTTCGAGGCTAACGATATCCATAATAATCGAATAGCAGGTTTTGAAGTAAAAGCTGGTGCTAACCCTACGGTTGTGCATTGTGAAATACACCATGGTCAGACAGGTGGAATTTATGTTCATGAGAATGGTTTAGGGCAATTTATCGATAACAAAATTCACTCAAATAATTTCGCCGGTGTTTGGATTACCTCCAATTCGAATCCCACTATTcgtagaaatgaaatttataatggTCATCAAGGGGGAGTATATATATTTGGAGAAGGAAGAGGCTTGATCGAACACAATAATATATATGGTAACGCGCTAGCGGGTATACAAATCAGAACGAATTCGGATCCTATTGTTAGacataataaaatacatcatGGTCAACATGGTGGTATATACGTGCATGAAAAGGGACAAGGATTAATCGAAGAGAATGAAGTATATGCAAATACATTAGCAGGTGTTTGGATAACTACAGGATCGACACCGGTATTAAGAAGAAATCGTATTCATAGCGGAAAACAAGTTGGagtttatttttatgataatgGACATGGAAAACTAGAAGACAATGATATTTTCAATCATTTGTATTCAGGAGTACAAATAAG AACTGGAAGTAATCCAGTAATACGCGGGAATAAAATATGGGGTGGACAAAATGGTGGCGTTCTTGTGTATAATAGCGGATTAGGTTTACtcgaacaaaatgaaatttttgataATGCAATGGCCGGAGTTTGGATTAAAACAGATAGTAATCCTacgttaaaaagaaacaaaatattcgaTGGGCGAGATGGtggaatttgtatatttaatggTGGCAaag GTGTCCTCgaagaaaatgatatatttcGTAACGCTCAAGCAGGAGTGCTTATTTCCACACAATCCCATCCTGTCTTAAGGAGAAACCGAATTTTCGATGGATTGGCAGCCGGTGTCGAAATAACGAACAATGCAACTGCTACGTTggaatttaatcaaattttcaataacAGATTCGGTGGTCTATGTTTAGCGAGTGGAGTACAACCAACAACTAGAG gcaataaaatatttaataatcaaGATGCAGTTGAAAAAGCGGTCGGAAACGGCCaatgtttatacaaaatttcgtcATATACCTCTTTCCCTATGCATGATTTCTATCGTTGCCAAACATGCAATACAACAGATCGTAATGCAATTTGTGTAAACTGCATAAAAACCTGTCATGCTGGGCACGACGTAGAATTCATTAGACATGACCG ATTCTTCTGTGACTGTGGTGCTGGAACATTGAGTAATCAATGTCAACTTCAGGGTGAACCTACACAAGATACAGacacgttatacgatagtgcggcACCAATGGAATCACATACACTTATGGTCAACTAG
- the LOC100645944 gene encoding CAAX prenyl protease 2 has protein sequence MDRDTSNQHQYGVMETMGRNTDLSCITAILSCFVLSVMYVASLYVWNSPYSREHPTVIKKRFFSVFIMSLISPALLYFGINEKVFQKATIWELLGLRWPGLIQAIVIPLLLTMILFLGPICVQGFNGLWRLYTEPMYWLGSVRTIIWWRNLVVAPLAEEWTFRACMLPLLLQCFTPTTAIFVCPLFFGVAHFHHVVDRVKAGMNLKHALFISCFQFAFTTLFGAYAAFLFAKTGHLAAPFTAHSFCNHMGCPDLSEVVAVKDPLKRAGLFSLFVIGLVAWCFLLTPMTNPRLFYNNLFWHKNFI, from the exons ATGGATCGCGACACAAGCAACCAACATCAGTATGGAGTTATGGAGACCATGGGCCGAAATACCGATTTATCCTGCATAACCGCAATTCTATCATGTTTCGTTTTATCGGTGATGTATGTCGCGAGTCTCTATGTATGGAATTCTCCGTACAGTAG GGAACATCCtactgtaataaaaaaaagattttttagCGTTTTTATTATGTCCCTTATATCTCctgctttattatattttggaaTCAATGAAAAAGTATTTCAAAAG GCAACAATTTGGGAGTTATTGGGTCTACGATGGCCTGGTTTAATTCAAGCAATTGTGATACCATTATTATTAACAATGATACTATTTCTAGGGCCAATATGTGTACAAGGTTTCAATGGACTTTGGAGACTATATACTG aGCCTATGTATTGGCTTGGGAGTGTACGAACAATAATATGGTGGAGAAATCTAGTAGTTGCTCCTTTAGCTGAAGAATGGACATTTAGAGCATGTATGTTACCATTGCTTTTGCAATGTTTTACACCAACTACTGCCATATTTGTATGTCCTTTATTTTTTGGTGTCGCTCATTTTCATCATGTAGTAGACAGGGTGAAAGCAGGCATGAATCTGAAACATGCCCTTTTTATATCTT GTTTCCAATTTGCGTTTACGACACTGTTTGGTGCATATGCTGCCTTTCTTTTTGCTAAAACAG gaCATTTAGCAGCGCCGTTTACGGCACATTCTTTTTGTAATCATATGGGATGTCCTGATCTTTCTGAAGTTGTTGCAGTTAAAGATCCTTTAAAAAGAGCTGGATTGTTTTCTTTGTTTGTAATTGGATTAGTAGCCTGGTGCTTTTTATTGACACCAATGACAAATCcaagattattttataataatttattttggcataaaaattttatatga